A part of Corvus hawaiiensis isolate bCorHaw1 chromosome 25, bCorHaw1.pri.cur, whole genome shotgun sequence genomic DNA contains:
- the KCNJ1 gene encoding ATP-sensitive inward rectifier potassium channel 1, which translates to MFSYLRERFTSHLRERSRRRARLVSKDGRCNIEFGNVEQSRFVFLIDIWTTILDLRWRYKMTIFISAFLGSWFLFGLLWYVVAYIHKDLPEFNPSINHTPCVENINGLTSAFLFSLETQVTIGYGFRCVTEQCATAIFLLIFQSILGVIINSFMCGAILAKISRSKNRAKTITFSKNAVISKRGGKLCLLIRVANLRKSLLIGSHIYGKLLKTTITPEGETIILDQVNIEFVVDAGNENLFFISPLTIYHIIDKNSPFFHMAAETLLQQDFELVVFLDGTVEATSATCQVRTSYIPEEVLWGYRFAPMVSKTKEGKYRVDFQNFSKTVAVDTPHCAFCLTNEKEAKAKEKKGYDNPGFVLSEVSETSDTKM; encoded by the coding sequence ATGTTCAGCTACCTCCGGGAACGCTTCACCAGCCACCTCCGGGAGCGCAGCCGGCGCCGGGCCAGGCTCGTCTCCAAGGATGGGAGGTGCAACATCGAGTTTGGCAACGTGGAACAGTCCAGATTTGTCTTCTTGATCGACATATGGACAACCATCCTGGACCTCAGGTGGAGGTACAAGATGACCATCTTCATCTCGGCCTTCCTGGGCAGCTGGTTCCTGTTCGGGCTGCTCTGGTACGTCGTGGCCTACATCCACAAAGACCTGCCTGAGTTCAACCCCTCCATCAACCACACCCCCTGTGTGGAGAACATCAATGGCCTCACCTCAgccttcctcttctccctggAGACTCAGGTGACCATAGGCTACGGCTTCAGGTGTGTCACAGAGCAGTGTGCCACTGCCATCTTCCTGCTCATCTTCCAGTCCATCCTGGGAGTCATCATCAATTCCTTCATGTGTGGGGCCATTCTGGCCAAGATCTCCAGGTCCAAAAACCGGGCCAAGACCATTACATTCAGCAAGAACGCCGTCATCAGCAAGCGTGGGGGGAAGCTGTGCCTCCTGATCCGCGTGGCCAACCTCCGGAAGAGCCTGCTGATCGGGAGCCACATCTATGGGAAGCTGTTGAAGACCACCATCACCCCCGAGGGGGAGACCATCATCCTGGACCAGGTCAACATCGAATTCGTGGTGGATGCTGGCAACGAGAATCTCTTCTTCATCTCGCCACTCACCATTTACCACATCATAGACAAGAACAGCCCCTTCTTCCACATGGCAGCAGAaaccctcctgcagcaggacttTGAGCTGGTGGTGTTTTTGGATGGCACCGTGGaggccaccagtgccacctGCCAGGTGAGGACATCCTATATCCCTGAGGAGGTGCTCTGGGGGTACCGCTTCGCTCCCATGGTGTCCAAGACCAAAGAAGGGAAATACAGAGTGGACTTCCAGAACTTCAGCAAGACAGTGGCCGTGGACACTCCCCACTGTGCCTTCTGTCTCACCAATGAGAAGGAAGCCAAAGCCAAAGAGAAGAAAGGTTATGACAATCCTGGCTTTGTCTTGTCTGAAGTCAGTGAAACCAGCGACACAAAAATGTAG